A region of Sugiyamaella lignohabitans strain CBS 10342 chromosome A, complete sequence DNA encodes the following proteins:
- the VPS72 gene encoding putative vacuolar protein sorting protein (similar to S. cerevisiae VPS72 (YDR485C) involved in vacuolar protein sorting; Ca20C1.06c; allele of CaO19.3399) — translation MEEELSVEDSIIATRARRSNAGNRLRSLLEAEEPLEDEENIFMEFEDDQEFEIKEDEDDGEDGEDDEGEDDSGNEGLGDTVDVDEAALNGSQSQDRHMKNKRSHDEVDGDADDSNFSDSDDSSIEGGDSDEDEGEKELQRRNREEKRQQQKLKQKKMLQLPTFKQPKAHTVQKAPKLKKQFAPLSENLLATHRRVSKREATVRNKQDIIERLQEQEARKANYVAPVVKKVRKMTQEEKLAEAKITEEKNTASLNYFFAQEEERKQRRRAAMLAKRVPMKSFIRYISATKLIPPKRIFNRRAPITVFHDMGKEKAIQVISEDCKLERKDEENLKGDNLNSDTTDEHKASDYTAKKDKGDDGVMGSGTADQSEGSGTGIDGGSVTEPMDDRMEVVQNHDKSKVQFIYRTSDSVLDGNIDASDKNPSEPQPRIIENQPSHVKSKVEIVDVEKDLEADPSLETVEQSKDILMQDSKDVGSLGLTGQQDDSKESEPITFEASGQESNEKLQTDKDIKEDSKTDVESDEVRVKIEDENEEPEDVDVPKILKLQGPYSIRSKNTISLVNFPESTDLSDTKTKVILFGPASLTRPHPPKHRGPCAVTGLPSKYMDPQTSIPYSSMEAYKILSLVKRGFLTWNCEFGGLYTGLRDSQRHANGVPEGFSG, via the coding sequence ATGGAGGAGGAGCTATCTGTTGAAGATAGCATAATTGCGACGCGTGCAAGACGTTCCAATGCCGGAAACCGGCTGAGATCACTGCTAGAGGCTGAAGAGCCTTTGGAAGATGAGGAGAATATCTTTATGGAGTTTGAAGATGACCAGGAGTTTGAAATTaaagaggatgaagacgatgggGAAGACggagaagatgatgaaggagaagatgaCAGCGGTAATGAAGGCTTAGGTGATACTGTAGAtgttgatgaagcagctttGAATGGATCGCAGAGTCAAGATAGGCATATGAAAAACAAGAGATCGCATGATGAAGTAGACGGCGACGCAGATGATTCTAATTTCAGTGATTCTGATGACAGCTCTATTGAGGGTGGTGACtcagatgaagatgagggtGAAAAAGAACTCCAAAGGAGAAATCGCGAAGAAAAGCGCCAACAGCAAAAActgaaacagaagaaaatgcTCCAATTACCGACATTCAAACAACCTAAAGCGCACACTGTTCAGAAGGCGCCGAAGCTCAAGAAACAGTTTGCGCCATTGAGTGAAAATCTACTAGCAACACATCGAAGAGTTTCGAAACGTGAAGCGACCGTTCGAAATAAGCAAGATATCATTGAACGGCTTCAAGAACAGGAGGCTCGTAAAGCTAATTATGTTGCTCCAGTGGTGAAAAAGGTTCGAAAAATGacacaagaagaaaagttAGCTGAAGCGAAAATTACTGAGGAGAAGAACACGGCTTCtttgaattatttttttgcccAAGAAGAGGAGAGAAAACAAAGACGAAGGGCTGCAATGCTTGCCAAACGAGTTCCAATGAAATCGTTCATTCGATATATTAGCGCAACAAAGCTGATCCCCCCTAAACGAATATTTAACCGCCGGGCACCAATTACTGTATTTCATGATATGGGAAAGGAAAAGGCAATCCAGGTTATCAGCGAAGATTGTAAACTTGAACGGAAGGACGAGGAAAATTTGAAAGGCGACAACTTAAACAGTGACACGACGGACGAGCATAAAGCTAGTGATTATACCGCTAAGAAGGATAAAGGAGATGACGGAGTCATGGGCTCAGGAACCGCAGATCAAAGTGAAGGATCGGGTACAGGAATTGATGGAGGTAGCGTCACCGAGCCAATGGATGATAGAATGGAAGTTGTTCAAAATCATGATAAATCAAAAGTACAATTTATATATAGGACATCTGATTCTGTATTAGACGGAAATATTGATGCATCGGATAAGAATCCTTCTGAACCTCAACCTCGGATTATTGAGAACCAGCCTAGCCACGTCAAGTCCAAGGTAGAAATCGTAGATGTGGAGAAAGACTTGGAAGCTGACCCCAGTCTTGAGACAGTTGAACAGTCTAAGGATATCCTGATGCAAGATTCTAAAGACGTGGGTAGCTTGGGATTGACCGGACAACAAGACGACTCTAAGGAATCAGAGCCAATTACTTTCGAAGCGTCAGGACAAGAGTCTAACGAGAAGCTCCAAACCGACAAAGATATAAAGGAAGACTCAAAGACTGATGTTGAGAGTGATGAAGTTAGGGTTAAAATTGAGgatgagaatgaagaacctgaagatgttgatgtGCCGAAGATTTTGAAGTTACAGGGTCCTTATTCAATACGTTCAAAAAACACTATCAGTTTAGTTAATTTCCCAGAATCAACTGATCTCAGTGACACTAAAACGAAAGTCATTCTTTTTGGACCAGCTTCTCTCACCAGACCCCATCCTCCTAAGCATCGGGGTCCATGTGCAGTAACGGGCCTTCCATCCAAATACATGGATCCACAAACATCCATCCCATACTCAAGTATGGAGGCATACAAAATCCTTAGTCTTGTTAAGAGAGGATTTTTGACATGGAATTGCGAATTTGGAGGTTTATACACAGGACTGCGAGATAGTCAACGCCATGCCAATGGCGTACCAGAAGGATTTTCAGGCTAG
- the WRS1 gene encoding tryptophan--tRNA ligase WRS1 (Cytoplasmic tryptophanyl-tRNA synthetase; aminoacylates tryptophanyl-tRNA; GO_component: GO:0005737 - cytoplasm [Evidence IEA,IEA,IEA]; GO_component: GO:0005737 - cytoplasm [Evidence IDA] [PMID 14562095]; GO_function: GO:0005524 - ATP binding [Evidence IEA,IEA]; GO_function: GO:0004812 - aminoacyl-tRNA ligase activity [Evidence IEA,IEA]; GO_function: GO:0016874 - ligase activity [Evidence IEA]; GO_function: GO:0000166 - nucleotide binding [Evidence IEA,IEA]; GO_function: GO:0004830 - tryptophan-tRNA ligase activity [Evidence IEA,IEA]; GO_function: GO:0004830 - tryptophan-tRNA ligase activity [Evidence IDA] [PMID 9046085]; GO_process: GO:0006418 - tRNA aminoacylation for protein translation [Evidence IEA]; GO_process: GO:0006412 - translation [Evidence IEA]; GO_process: GO:0006436 - tryptophanyl-tRNA aminoacylation [Evidence IEA]; GO_process: GO:0006436 - tryptophanyl-tRNA aminoacylation [Evidence TAS] [PMID 10950302]) yields MSTPAELANNVEQISLKEEQAQKITPWEVEGAVVDGESQGVDYDKIIKEFGTTPLTSETLERFEKLTGHKPHRLLRRGTFFTDRDLSIIMDRYEQGKPFFLYTGRGPSSDSMHLGHMIPFVFTKWLQEVFDVALVVEMTDDEKFLFKQNLTIKDTKGFYMENAKDIIAVGFKPEKTFIFSDLDYMGGPFYENVVKVSRQITTTTARAVFGFKDSDSIGRVHFASIQIASAFSNSYPHIFGTRADIPCLIPCAIDQDPYFRVSRDVAAKLKYPKPASLYAKFFPALQGPSSKMSASNEASAIFMTDTAKQVAKKINKHAFSGGRATLEEHRELGGNPDVDVAFQYISFFLEDDDELNRIATDYRAGKILSGEMKAQAIKLLQEFLAEFQERRSKVTDEDVRFYADTTRKYEYIPDKVRQAASPTTSSA; encoded by the coding sequence ATGTCGACACCAGCTGAATTGGCCAACAATGTGGAGCAAATATCTCTGAAAGAGGAACAAGCTCAAAAAATCACTCCCTGGGAAGTCGAAGGAGCGGTTGTGGATGGAGAATCCCAAGGAGTTGATTATGACAAGATTATCAAAGAATTTGGTACAACTCCGCTGACATCCGAAACTTTAGAAAGATTCGAGAAGCTGACAGGTCACAAGCCTCATAGGCTACTTAGAAGAGGTACATTTTTCACAGATCGTGATCTCAGTATTATTATGGATAGATATGAGCAAGGAAAGCCGTTCTTTTTATATACTGGCCGTGGCCCCTCAAGTGACAGCATGCATTTGGGCCATATGATCCCATTCGTGTTTACCAAATGGTTACAAGAAGTTTTTGACGTTGCTTTAGTCGTTGAAATGACAGACGATGAGAAGTTTTTATTTAAGCAAAACCTCACCATCAAAGATACCAAGGGCTTTTACATGGAGAATGCCAAGGATATTATTGCCGTGGGATTCAAGCCTGAGAAGACGTTCATCTTTTCTGATCTCGACTATATGGGAGGACCCTTTTACGAAAATGTTGTCAAAGTCTCCAGACAAATAAcaactactactgctaGAGCTGTGTTTGGATTCAAGGATTCAGATAGTATTGGCCGAGTTCACTTTGCATCCATCCAGATTGCATCTGCCTTTAGTAACTCGTATCCACACATTTTTGGCACTCGTGCTGATATTCCCTGTTTGATTCCATGTGCAATTGACCAAGACCCTTATTTCCGGGTCTCTAGAGATGTTGCTGCTAAGCTCAAGTATCCCAAACCCGCTAGTCTGTATGCGAAGTTCTTTCCCGCTTTACAAGGACCATCCTCGAAAATGTCTGCCTCTAACGAGGCCTCAGCTATCTTCATGACAGACACAGCGAAACAGGTTGCCAAGAAAATTAACAAACATGCATTCTCTGGTGGCCGTGCCACTCTCGAAGAGCATCGTGAACTTGGTGGTAACcctgatgttgatgtcgCCTTCCAGtacatttcttttttccttgaggatgatgacgaaTTGAACCGCATCGCAACAGACTACCGTGCAGGAAAGATTCTTTCTGGGGAGATGAAAGCCCAGGCAATTAAACTTTTGCAAGAATTCCTTGCTGAGTTTCAGGAGAGACGTAGTAAAGTCACTGACGAGGATGTTCGCTTCTACGCTGACACAACTAGAAAGTATGAATATATTCCGGACAAGGTTAGACAAGCGGCGTCACCTACCACCTCGTCTGCTTAA
- the RIB3 gene encoding 3,4-dihydroxy-2-butanone-4-phosphate synthase RIB3 (3,4-dihydroxy-2-butanone-4-phosphate synthase (DHBP synthase); required for riboflavin biosynthesis from ribulose-5-phosphate, also has an unrelated function in mitochondrial respiration; GO_component: GO:0005829 - cytosol [Evidence IDA] [PMID 12595523]; GO_component: GO:0005758 - mitochondrial intermembrane space [Evidence IDA] [PMID 12595523]; GO_function: GO:0008686 - 3,4-dihydroxy-2-butanone-4-phosphate synthase activity [Evidence IEA,IEA]; GO_function: GO:0008686 - 3,4-dihydroxy-2-butanone-4-phosphate synthase activity [Evidence IMP] [PMID 7559556]; GO_function: GO:0016829 - lyase activity [Evidence IEA]; GO_function: GO:0046872 - metal ion binding [Evidence IEA]; GO_process: GO:0009060 - aerobic respiration [Evidence IMP] [PMID 12595523]; GO_process: GO:0009231 - riboflavin biosynthetic process [Evidence IEA,IEA,IEA]; GO_process: GO:0009231 - riboflavin biosynthetic process [Evidence IMP] [PMID 5366000]) — protein sequence MSFDSIPDAIKAYKEGQFLVVLDDESRENEGDLIIAASQVTTEKMAFLVRYSSGYVCAPVSKEIADRLELPLMLADRSDRHGTAYTVSVDFAEGTTTGISAHDRALTARKLADPTTKADDFLKPGHLLPLRAVDGGVLARRGHTEAAVDLSRLAGFEPAGVICEIVRDEDGLMARRDDCLKFAKEHNMKIITIDALVEHLKSASS from the coding sequence ATGTCTTTCGATTCCATACCTGATGCCATTAAGGCTTATAAGGAAGGACAGTTTTTAGTTGTCCTTGATGACGAAAGTCGAGAAAACGAAGGTGATCTAATTATCGCTGCGTCCCAAGTCACTACTGAAAAAATGGCATTCCTTGTCAGATACTCGTCTGGATATGTTTGTGCGCCCGTCAGTAAAGAGATTGCTGATAGGTTAGAACTACCATTGATGCTTGCGGACAGATCTGACCGTCATGGTACTGCCTATACTGTTAGTGTTGATTTTGCAGAGGGTACTACTACTGGTATTTCAGCTCATGATAGAGCACTTACTGCTCGAAAATTGGCTGATCCCACTACTAAGGCCGACGATTTCCTTAAACCTGGTCATTTATTACCATTACGTGCTGTGGATGGAGGTGTTCTTGCTCGCCGAGGACATACTGAAGCCGCTGTCGACCTGTCCAGGCTTGCAGGATTTGAACCAGCGGGCGTTATCTGCGAAATTGTTCGTGATGAAGATGGTCTTATGGCTCGGAGGGATGACTGTCTCAAATTCGCTAAGGAACATAATATGAAGATCATTACCATTGATGCTTTGGTGGAACATTTGAAATCTGCATCCTCGTAA
- the ALD4 gene encoding aldehyde dehydrogenase (NADP(+)) ALD4 (Mitochondrial aldehyde dehydrogenase; required for growth on ethanol and conversion of acetaldehyde to acetate; phosphorylated; activity is K+ dependent; utilizes NADP+ or NAD+ equally as coenzymes; expression is glucose repressed; can substitute for cytosolic NADP-dependent aldehyde dehydrogenase when directed to the cytosol; GO_component: GO:0005759 - mitochondrial matrix [Evidence IEA]; GO_component: GO:0042645 - mitochondrial nucleoid [Evidence IDA] [PMID 10869431]; GO_component: GO:0005739 - mitochondrion [Evidence IEA]; GO_component: GO:0005739 - mitochondrion [Evidence IDA] [PMID 11502169]; GO_component: GO:0005739 - mitochondrion [Evidence IDA] [PMID 14576278]; GO_component: GO:0005739 - mitochondrion [Evidence IDA] [PMID 16823961]; GO_function: GO:0004029 - aldehyde dehydrogenase (NAD) activity [Evidence IDA] [PMID 9473035]; GO_function: GO:0004029 - aldehyde dehydrogenase (NAD) activity [Evidence IMP] [PMID 9675847]; GO_function: GO:0004030 - aldehyde dehydrogenase [NAD(P)+] activity [Evidence IEA]; GO_function: GO:0004030 - aldehyde dehydrogenase [NAD(P)+] activity [Evidence IDA] [PMID 9473035]; GO_function: GO:0016491 - oxidoreductase activity [Evidence IEA,IEA]; GO_function: GO:0016620 - oxidoreductase activity, acting on the aldehyde or oxo group of donors, NAD or NADP as acceptor [Evidence IEA]; GO_process: GO:0006740 - NADPH regeneration [Evidence IGI] [PMID 19158096]; GO_process: GO:0019413 - acetate biosynthetic process [Evidence IGI] [PMID 10919763]; GO_process: GO:0006067 - ethanol metabolic process [Evidence IMP] [PMID 9675847]; GO_process: GO:0008152 - metabolic process [Evidence IEA]; GO_process: GO:0055114 - oxidation-reduction process [Evidence IEA,IEA]; GO_process: GO:0006090 - pyruvate metabolic process [Evidence IMP] [PMID 10409655]): protein MGSNTFVTVKTANGIEYQQPTGLFINNEFVPSISGKKFAVENPSNEDHIVDVYEAEEADVDVAVDAAEKVFDSWANEQPKKRGLLLSRLADKIEEHADVLAAIESTDNGKTLNMAKGDVGLVVDVFRFYAGWADKIYGDVIETDPDHFSYTRREPLGVVGQIIPWNFPLLLASWKLGPALATGNTVVLKSAESTPLSALYLANLVKEVGFPPGVVNIISGFGKTGAYIASHMRIKKVAFTGSTATGRFVMKAAATSNLKKVTLELGGKSPHIIFEDADLETAVEAVRVGIFFNSGEVCCAGSRIYVHESVYDDVVKLFKAKAEQSAPGDPFEKTSWYGPQTSRIQLDRILQYIEEGKKEGAKLLTGGKRIDRKGYYIEPTIFTDVNENMKIVKEEIFGPVVTLTKFKTVDEVLQMAHDTQYGLAAGIHTQNLSKALHVANSLHAGTVWINTFNDFHAQVPFGGYNQSGTGKEMGKEGLDAYTQVKAVRIGGITKH, encoded by the coding sequence ATGGGCTCAAATACTTTTGTCACAGTTAAGACTGCAAATGGTATTGAATACCAACAGCCAACGGGGTTGTTTATCAATAACGAATTTGTTCCGTCCATTTCTGGAAAGAagtttgctgttgagaACCCCTCCAATGAAGATCATATTGTTGATGTCtatgaagctgaagaagctgatgtagatgttgctgttgatgcaGCTGAAAAAGTATTTGATTCTTGGGCTAATGAACAACCAAAGAAGCGTGGTCTTCTTTTGTCTCGCTTGGCCGATAAGATTGAGGAGCATGCTGATGTTCTTGCTGCCATTGAGTCAACAGATAATGGTAAAACTTTGAATATGGCAAAAGGTGACGTTGGGCTCGTTGTTGACGTTTTCCGTTTCTACGCAGGCTGGGCCGATAAGATTTACGGTGATGTTATTGAAACAGATCCAGACCACTTTTCTTATACTCGTCGCGAGCCACTTGGTGTTGTGGGTCAAATCATTCCTTGGAATTTCCCGCTATTGTTAGCTTCTTGGAAGTTGGGACCAGCTCTGGCAACAGGCAACACTGTTGTTCTGAAGTCGGCAGAATCTACTCCTCTATCAGCTCTATATCTTGCCAACCTTGTTAAGGAGGTTGGGTTCCCGCCGGGTGTTGTTAATATTATCTCTGGTTTCGGAAAGACCGGCGCCTATATTGCTAGTCACATGAGAATTAAAAAGGTGGCTTTCACTGGGTCCACTGCAACTGGTAGATTTGTTATGAAGGCTGCCGCCACTTCAAATTTGAAGAAAGTTACTCTCGAGTTAGGTGGTAAGTCTCCTCACATTATTTTTGAGGATGCCGATTTGGAGACCGCTGTGGAGGCTGTTCGTgttggaatttttttcaactcAGGAGAGGTATGCTGTGCTGGCTCCAGAATTTATGTTCATGAGTCAGTCTACGATGACGTTGTCAAACTTTTCAAAGCGAAGGCAGAACAATCGGCTCCTGGTGATCCTTTCGAAAAGACTTCGTGGTATGGACCCCAAACTTCAAGGATTCAGTTGGATCGTATCTTGCAATACATTGAAGAGGGTAAGAAGGAAGGAGCTAAGCTGTTGACTGGTGGTAAAAGAATTGATCGAAAGGGCTATTACATCGAACCCACTATCTTTACTGATGTTAATGAAAATATGAAGATAGTTAAGGAAGAGATTTTTGGACCAGTTGTGACTCTTACCAAATTTAAGACTGTCGATGAGGTATTACAAATGGCGCACGACACCCAATATGGTCTTGCCGCAGGAATTCATACTCAGAATCTGTCAAAAGCTCTCCATGTTGCCAATAGTCTTCACGCTGGTACTGTATGGATCAATACTTTCAACGATTTCCATGCCCAAGTTCCATTTGGAGGTTATAACCAGTCAGGTACTGGTAAGGAGATGGGTAAGGAGGGCCTTGATGCCTATACTCAAGTAAAGGCTGTTCGCATTGGAGGCATTACGAAACATTAA